Proteins from one candidate division WWE3 bacterium genomic window:
- a CDS encoding VanZ family protein → MKRLLTIYLPIFIWAGLIFLGSSTVGRSVSNVRLIDFLAHKFVHVTEYVIFYVLLQRSTKKWWLSLIILGIFAITDEIHQSFVPGRSPRITDVLIDISSGTLGIVILNLWSKLLPKIRTKLKK, encoded by the coding sequence ATGAAAAGATTACTAACAATTTATTTACCAATTTTTATCTGGGCAGGCTTGATATTTTTAGGAAGTTCAACGGTCGGCCGTAGCGTTTCTAACGTGAGACTGATTGACTTCCTAGCTCACAAGTTTGTTCACGTTACGGAGTACGTCATTTTTTATGTTTTGTTACAACGAAGTACTAAAAAATGGTGGCTATCTTTAATAATACTGGGAATATTCGCGATAACGGACGAAATTCATCAATCGTTTGTGCCCGGCCGCAGTCCGAGGATAACTGACGTTTTGATTGACATTAGTAGCGGCACTTTAGGAATAGTAATATTAAATTTATGGTCGAAGTTATTACCAAAAATTCGGACGAAACTAAAAAAATAG